The following proteins are encoded in a genomic region of Triticum dicoccoides isolate Atlit2015 ecotype Zavitan chromosome 1B, WEW_v2.0, whole genome shotgun sequence:
- the LOC119331584 gene encoding E3 ubiquitin-protein ligase hel2-like gives MDDSCAVCADALEWVAYGPCGHREVCSTCVVRLRFVLEDSLCCICKTDCPSVFVTKAMGDYTKVILDFSVLPTEANEGNVGEYWYHEDTKAYFDDADHYKMIRAMCRLSCSVCDKAEDQVGQAAQAKRRSRFKSIDQLKGHLFHQHRLYMCNLCLEGRKVFICEQKLYTRAQLAQHTKTGDSEVDGSEIERSGFAGHPVCEFCKYPLYGDNELYTHMSREHYSCHICQRQHPGQYDYFRNYDDLEMHFRKDHFLCEDDACLAKKFVVFQSDAEIKRHNAMEHGGRMSRAQRNAALQIPTSFIYQRNEQDQRRGRGRGHNAHHDRSDRDFSLSVRDGSATADHGLGSRVDSVAGPFQSLSVSSSSGRSRTEIGRSLGNRRVLEQLSFPPLQDQDIPDARIDAVPYETLFPPVSEQQSRYALALNQSSRGSARLGDESLFPPLPGSSNKGSASTQQGLQSLAKNTLASRLQQRSKGTVKVLYSAQSQTGENPEIVPHVSTSTQTWPTPDQGLHLSGSSQLRIVTQSTRDNGLMPSASSGSAWNSRASNKMKHSISTPNFVSGGSSAQASSSTAYGNKKQLPPQSSQPLPVVEDVRQANKSLVERMRVALGMDEDRFSAFKEIASEYRQGVIDTSEYLSYVEQFGISHLVPEMAKLLPDPLKQMELADAYYTNMRFKSLQENRGCETITVKENKRKNKGKGKTLDAETATAKDASESLADSFMDTVRKLQSNNKAQEGEAAVLSKDGYRSSKEKIPLSAGGSSCGTKMCLDGDPVAISKASGTSRYVGKGGGSTGSSSSSSSNNKQSKKTSKFLRARLGDNSLATLHFSHPDVSPERPERETQVLQTGLPVRSVWKNGAAQKLFSSNGKK, from the exons ATGGATGACAGTTGCGCGGTGTGCGCGGACGCGCTCGAATGGGTGGCTTACGGGCCGTGCGGGCACCGCGAAGTGTGTTCAACCTGCGTCGTCCGCCTTCGCTTCGTACTCGAGGATTCTCTATGCTGCATCTGTAAGACGGATTGCCCCTCCGTCTTCGTCACAAAG GCCATGGGAGATTACACAAAAGTGATCTTGGATTTCTCTGTTTTGCCCACTGAGGCAAATGAGGGAAATGTGGGGGAGTACTGGTACCATGAGGATACAAAGGCATACTTTGATGATGCTGATCATTATAAGATGATAAGGGCGATGTGCCGACTTTCTTGTAGTGTATGTGACAAAGCTGAGGACCAGGTTGGTCAGGCAGCACAAGCAAAGCGCCGAAGCAGGTTCAAGAGCATTGATCAGCTAAAGGGACATTTGTTCCATCAGCATAGGTTATACATGTGTAATCTTTGCTTGGAGGGGAGAAAG GTATTCATTTGTGAACAGAAGCTTTATACAAGGGCACAGTTAGCTCAGCATACAAAAACTGGTGACTCTGAGGTGGATGGCTCTGAGATTGAACGCAGTGGTTTTGCAGGACACCCAGTGTGTGAATTTTGTAAATATCCATTATATGGAGATAATGAGCTTTACACACATATGTCCAGAGAACACTATTCGTGCCACATATGTCAAAG GCAGCATCCTGGGCAGTATGATTATTTCCGGAACTATGATGATTTAGAG ATGCATTTTCGTAAAGATCATTTCCTCTGTGAAGATGATGCATGTTTGGCCAAGAAATTTGTTGTCTTCCAGAGTGACGCAGAGATCAAG AGACATAATGCTATGGAGCATGGTGGGCGGATGTCTCGTGCCCAGAGGAATGCGGCACTTCAG ATACCTACCAGTTTTATATACCAAAGGAATGAGCAAGATCAAAGGCGTGGCAGAGGTAGGGGCCATAATGCTCACCATGACAGATCTGACAGGGATTTCTCATTATCTGTGCGGGATGGCAGTGCAACTGCAGACCATGGCCTTGGAAGTCGAGTTGATAGTGTTGCAGGGCCTTTCCAGTCATTAAGTGTCAGTTCCAGTTCTGGTCGAAGTCGAACAGAAATTGGTCGAAGCTTAGGGAATCGTCGCGTGCTCGAGCAGTTGTCTTTTCCTCCACTTCAAGACCAGGATATTCCTGATGCTAGGATTGATGCTGTTCCCTATGAAACCTTGTTTCCTCCCGTCTCAGAGCAGCAATCAAGGTATGCGCTGGCTCTTAATCAGAGCTCAAGGGGTTCTGCGAGGCTTGGTGATGAATCATTATTCCCTCCATTGCCTGGGTCAAGTAACAAGGGTTCTGCTTCAACACAACAGGGGCTGCAAAGTCTTGCTAAGAACACACTTGCATCAAGGCTGCAACAACGTAGTAAGGGCACCGTGAAGGTACTATATTCTGCTCAGTCTCAAACAGGTGAAAATCCTGAGATAGTACCTCATGTTTCCACTTCCACCCAGACATGGCCTACACCTGACCAGGGGCTACATCTCTCTGGTTCTTCTCAACTTCGGATTGTAACTCAATCAACAAGAGATAATGGGCTCATGCCATCTGCCTCCAGCGGTTCAGCATGGAATTCCAGAGCTTCAAACAAGATGAAGCACTCTATTTCGACCCCTAATTTTGTTTCTGGTGGGTCCTCTGCCCAGGCATCATCAAGTACAGCTTATGGCAATAAAAAGCAACTGCCACCACAAAGCAGCCAACCTTTGCCTGTTGTGGAGGATGTTCGACAAGCAAACAAATCCCTTGTGGAAAGAATGCGTGTTGCATTAGGAATGGATGAGGATAGGTTCTCCGCGTTCAAAGAAATTGCAAGTGAATACCGTCAAGGCGTCATTGATACTTCAGAGTATCTCTCGTATGTGGAGCAGTTTGGTATATCACATCTTGTTCCTGAAATGGCTAAGTTGTTGCCTGATCCTCTGAAGCAGATGGAACTTGCTGATGCCTATTACACCAACATGCGTTTTAAAAGTCTCCAAGAAAATCGCGGTTGTGAAACCATTACTGTGAAAGAGAACAAGCGTAAAAATAAGGGCAAGGGAAAAACACTTGATGCAGAAACAGCTACTGCTAAGGATGCAAGTGAATCGCTAGCTGATAGCTTTATGGACACTGTAAGAAAGCTTCAGTCGAACAACAAGGCTCAAGAAGGAGAGGCTGCAGTGCTTTCAAAGGATGGGTATCGATCTTCCAAGGAAAAAATCCCACTATCAGCTGGAGGGTCATCCTGTGGTACAAAGATGTGTCTAGACGGTGATCCAGTTGCCATTTCAAAGGCGTCTGGCACTAGTAGGTATGTGGGCAAGGGTGGAGGAAGCaccggtagcagcagcagcagcagcagtaacaACAAACAATCGAAGAAGACGTCAAAGTTTCTCAGAGCCCGGTTGGGTGACAACTCATTGGCTACACTTCATTTTAGTCATCCTGATGTGAGCCCTGAGCGACCTGAAAGGGAGACACAAGTCCTGCAAACTGGGTTGCCTGTGCGAAGTGTTTGGAAGAATGGTGCAGCACAGAAGCTCTTCTCCAGCAATGGAAAGAAATAG